Proteins from a genomic interval of Alteromonas macleodii ATCC 27126:
- a CDS encoding sigma-54-dependent transcriptional regulator translates to MLTVLLVDDDAEFTEVACTIIEFLGHEVLTAATLKEARDWLEKETFDHVLLDFMLPDGSGAHLFNELDALPKRPRVTLITGHPSVKSVIKGLCGPTVDYLVKPIQREEIEAVLSQKPKEKAPAQEKIEKHFDLLIGESPIMKELYKLISRVSKTSANVMLLGESGVGKEVVAAAIHRASESEGPYIATNCGAFSKELIGSELFGHEKGAFTGAVGRKEGVFEQAEGGTLFLDEITEMPIDMQPNLLRVLENKVVIRVGGTKTIPVSCRVVSATNRTMEEIAQSKVLREDIYFRLAVFPITIPPLRERKEDIPLLAKTFIAEFNKDNGSQFKWEDSQLDTLQAYDWPGNVRELRHFVHRAAIMSDPEKSEIELPKTIESPFAQKQSTTPALQAGRTIEDVEKELIYATLEKVNGNKTTAAEMLGISTKTLYNRLHAYGDLSKDD, encoded by the coding sequence GTGCTTACCGTACTTTTAGTTGATGACGACGCCGAGTTCACAGAAGTAGCTTGTACTATCATCGAATTTCTTGGCCACGAAGTACTTACCGCTGCCACACTCAAAGAAGCCCGCGACTGGTTAGAGAAAGAAACCTTTGACCATGTACTGCTTGATTTCATGCTACCCGATGGAAGCGGCGCGCACTTGTTCAATGAATTAGATGCACTTCCTAAGCGCCCTCGCGTTACTTTGATAACGGGTCACCCTTCTGTGAAAAGCGTGATAAAGGGTCTGTGTGGCCCCACGGTCGACTACCTTGTTAAGCCAATTCAACGGGAGGAAATAGAGGCCGTATTAAGTCAAAAGCCAAAAGAAAAAGCACCTGCACAAGAAAAAATAGAGAAACATTTTGACTTGCTGATTGGTGAATCACCAATTATGAAAGAGCTCTACAAGCTGATTTCTAGAGTGAGTAAAACCAGCGCTAACGTAATGCTGCTTGGTGAAAGCGGTGTAGGTAAAGAAGTGGTGGCTGCCGCAATTCATCGTGCTTCAGAAAGTGAAGGTCCCTATATTGCAACCAACTGTGGTGCATTCTCAAAAGAACTAATAGGTAGCGAACTTTTCGGTCACGAAAAAGGAGCATTTACCGGCGCTGTAGGACGTAAAGAAGGTGTTTTCGAACAAGCTGAGGGCGGCACGCTCTTTTTGGACGAAATCACAGAAATGCCCATTGATATGCAGCCCAACTTACTCCGCGTTTTAGAAAACAAGGTTGTTATTCGTGTGGGCGGAACGAAGACCATCCCGGTGAGCTGCCGCGTTGTATCTGCCACGAACCGAACAATGGAAGAGATTGCGCAAAGCAAAGTACTGCGCGAAGACATCTACTTCAGACTTGCGGTGTTCCCAATCACCATTCCTCCGCTACGTGAAAGAAAGGAAGATATTCCATTACTAGCAAAAACCTTTATTGCTGAATTCAATAAAGATAATGGCTCGCAATTTAAGTGGGAAGATAGTCAACTCGATACGTTACAAGCCTACGACTGGCCCGGTAACGTGCGTGAACTAAGACACTTTGTGCATCGCGCTGCCATTATGAGCGACCCTGAAAAGAGTGAGATTGAATTACCAAAAACCATTGAGTCACCATTTGCTCAAAAACAGAGTACGACACCGGCACTTCAAGCCGGTAGAACCATTGAAGACGTGGAAAAAGAGCTAATTTATGCCACGTTGGAAAAAGTGAATGGCAATAAGACCACCGCAGCAGAAATGCTGGGAATTAGTACGAAAACGCTTTACAACCGTCTTCATGCATATGGTGACTTAAGTAAAGACGACTAA
- a CDS encoding sensor histidine kinase — protein sequence MITKVLSSLYSWIILVVLVIIVITANSFYVVSTLNDLSALEARLFTTNRVINAVNRLHVAVLRVESGQRGYMLTGDEEYLTDYTETLSVIGELMDEVEVSSFSSDINDQSIRIEELLSLTKAKINEVIEVVELYKEGKEQQAVILVNSDKGIKLYKQFETLFREIDGSERDMQGTHLANLMSLRRDSVNTLIISSATTLLLIITVFLLLKINSREHEKYQADLESVNEDLESRIADRTQELSVYSDELARSNRELEDFAFVASHDLQEPLRKIRAFGNRLESGYNDVIDERGKDYLARMLNAAERMSMLISDLLAFSRVSTRGKEFDDVNLDTVVDSIMGDLEIAIDEKSAQIHVSDMPTIRGDKSQLEQLFLNLVSNALKFQSEGVRPEVTISARDATEEETKDILLAEEYDWTKITVSDNGIGFEQSFAEKIFAPFQRLHGRSEYKGTGIGLAVCRRIVERHNGQITAVSSPGKGATFSIIIPKNSEPFGSSNNNGEAHNDA from the coding sequence ATGATTACTAAAGTATTGTCTTCACTATACAGTTGGATAATTTTAGTTGTTCTGGTCATTATTGTAATAACTGCTAATTCATTTTACGTAGTTAGTACATTGAATGACCTTTCTGCTCTGGAAGCGCGGCTGTTCACTACGAACCGTGTTATCAATGCAGTTAACCGCCTTCACGTTGCTGTACTTCGCGTGGAGTCTGGTCAGCGCGGCTATATGCTAACTGGCGATGAAGAATATCTTACCGACTACACCGAAACGTTAAGCGTAATCGGCGAATTAATGGATGAGGTAGAAGTAAGCTCCTTCTCTTCAGATATTAACGACCAGTCCATCCGCATCGAAGAACTTTTGTCTTTAACCAAAGCAAAAATCAATGAAGTCATTGAAGTAGTTGAGCTGTATAAAGAAGGGAAAGAGCAACAAGCTGTCATTTTAGTGAATAGCGATAAGGGTATAAAACTCTACAAACAGTTTGAAACCTTATTTAGAGAAATCGACGGTTCAGAACGAGATATGCAAGGCACGCATTTAGCCAACTTAATGAGCCTAAGAAGGGACTCCGTTAATACGCTGATCATTTCCTCTGCAACGACTCTGCTACTGATTATTACGGTATTTTTATTGCTCAAAATAAATTCCCGTGAGCATGAGAAATACCAAGCTGATCTAGAGTCTGTTAACGAAGATCTAGAATCTCGGATAGCAGATAGAACGCAAGAGTTAAGTGTTTATTCAGACGAATTAGCACGAAGTAATAGAGAGTTGGAAGATTTTGCCTTTGTGGCGTCACACGATCTTCAAGAACCATTAAGAAAAATTCGGGCATTTGGTAACCGCTTAGAATCGGGCTACAACGACGTGATAGACGAACGAGGCAAAGATTATCTTGCGCGCATGCTCAATGCAGCAGAGCGGATGTCCATGCTTATTTCAGACCTTCTCGCCTTTTCTCGCGTTTCCACACGAGGTAAAGAGTTTGACGACGTTAATCTAGACACCGTAGTGGATAGCATCATGGGCGATTTGGAAATCGCTATCGATGAAAAGTCTGCGCAAATACATGTTAGCGATATGCCGACTATTCGCGGTGACAAATCGCAATTAGAGCAGCTGTTTTTAAACTTAGTGTCTAACGCACTGAAATTTCAGAGCGAGGGCGTGAGGCCAGAAGTAACGATATCTGCAAGGGACGCGACGGAAGAAGAAACGAAAGACATTCTGCTTGCTGAAGAATATGACTGGACAAAAATCACCGTATCAGACAACGGTATAGGGTTCGAGCAATCGTTTGCTGAAAAAATATTTGCCCCTTTCCAACGCCTTCACGGTAGAAGTGAATACAAAGGTACGGGGATTGGGCTTGCCGTTTGTCGTCGTATTGTAGAACGGCACAACGGTCAAATAACCGCAGTTAGTTCTCCCGGAAAAGGGGCAACGTTCTCGATAATAATACCCAAAAATAGTGAACCGTTTGGTTCTAGCAACAATAATGGAGAAGCACACAATGACGCGTAA
- a CDS encoding response regulator — MTRKQTQPINILMADDDEDDRLLTVDALKESRVLNNLFCVEDGVELLEFLRHEGKYTDPASAPRPSLILLDLNMPRKDGREALQELKNDPKLRSIPVVILTTSKEEEDMLRGYDLGCASYITKPVNFEGLVELMRALGRYWIEFVELPHE, encoded by the coding sequence ATGACGCGTAAACAAACTCAGCCTATCAATATACTTATGGCGGACGATGACGAAGACGACCGCCTACTTACGGTTGACGCGCTCAAAGAGAGCCGCGTTCTAAACAATCTGTTTTGTGTTGAAGATGGCGTTGAATTATTAGAGTTTCTTCGACATGAAGGTAAATATACAGATCCTGCATCGGCACCGCGACCTAGTCTTATTTTACTGGATTTAAATATGCCAAGAAAAGACGGTAGAGAGGCGCTGCAAGAACTGAAAAACGACCCCAAGCTTCGCAGTATCCCAGTGGTAATTCTCACCACCTCTAAAGAAGAGGAAGATATGCTTCGCGGTTATGATCTAGGTTGCGCATCTTACATTACAAAACCAGTGAACTTTGAAGGATTGGTTGAACTAATGCGCGCGCTCGGACGTTACTGGATAGAGTTCGTAGAATTACCACACGAGTAA
- a CDS encoding response regulator yields MSEVIKILLVEDDEDDYFLTSDYLAQCESPTFELTWVTNSLDAVEVLKTQSFDLCLLDYLLGAENAIDVLGVLKSNQFNLPVVILTGQSDATVDEMVMRAGAADYLQKSEIESPRFMRTIRYAMVRRDIENERIERNKVEQKNKAKDKFLAHLGHELRTPLTSILGYTELLLDDARNSPFQQELSIIHSNGKHLLSLLNDLLDMSRIMAEKLELNIKEVNLSAFLTDIHSLMRLNAKDKGLSLNVVSKTKIPEFIHTDPTRLRQVLLNLISNAVKFTDKGSITLTISLDEPSENDSSQTLLRFSVDDTGIGMPPDKLINIFQPFEQIEDVMRANHGGAGLGLAICKELVTKLGGDIDVKSRLGEGSTFTFDINPGDVCEQPRVDLELGQIQPVESSSINLNVTGRVLIVDDLREIRRLTGHLVSQSQADISYAENGVKALEAVLQADEHNQPFDLVLMDIHMPVMNGIEALHAIRRHGQDIPVIAVTAASRKGLRESLIREGFNDVIGKPIDRFALANLLSQYLPPGNHVTFTNVEAQVADMPMNKPYAPEEETAYRGLANPGQAEQKIQSTDSNGNSDQPANKHILVIEDDEDAAELLQLFLSHLGHTVTTQYSGAEALQAAENQSFDHILMDLTLPDYNGYDLASELKQKLPDAILTIVSGHEADSEAMTTIGINSALLKPVTKDDLASVVG; encoded by the coding sequence ATGTCAGAGGTAATAAAAATTTTATTGGTAGAGGATGATGAAGATGATTACTTCTTAACCTCTGACTATCTAGCACAGTGCGAGTCACCTACGTTTGAGTTGACGTGGGTGACGAATAGCTTAGACGCAGTAGAGGTACTAAAGACACAAAGTTTCGACCTGTGTTTGTTAGATTACTTACTGGGTGCTGAGAACGCGATTGATGTACTGGGTGTTTTAAAATCTAACCAATTCAATTTACCCGTGGTGATACTTACCGGACAGTCGGATGCTACGGTGGATGAAATGGTCATGCGAGCAGGTGCCGCAGACTATTTACAAAAATCTGAAATTGAATCACCGCGGTTTATGCGCACGATTAGATACGCCATGGTTCGCCGTGACATCGAGAACGAGCGAATTGAGCGAAACAAAGTAGAGCAAAAGAACAAGGCCAAAGATAAGTTCCTTGCGCATTTAGGGCATGAACTGCGCACCCCCCTCACCTCTATTCTTGGCTACACCGAACTGCTTTTAGACGATGCGAGAAACAGCCCTTTTCAACAAGAGTTATCTATTATTCACTCTAATGGCAAGCACCTGTTAAGCCTACTCAATGATTTGCTAGACATGTCGCGGATAATGGCAGAGAAACTTGAACTCAACATTAAAGAAGTGAACTTAAGCGCGTTTTTGACGGATATTCACTCATTAATGCGTTTAAATGCCAAAGACAAAGGACTAAGCCTTAACGTTGTTTCAAAAACAAAAATACCAGAGTTTATACACACAGATCCTACCCGCCTGCGTCAGGTATTATTGAACCTTATTTCGAATGCCGTGAAATTTACTGATAAGGGCAGTATCACGCTTACCATCTCTCTCGACGAGCCGTCTGAAAACGATTCGAGTCAAACACTGCTGCGGTTTTCTGTAGATGATACAGGTATCGGCATGCCGCCTGATAAGCTCATCAATATTTTTCAGCCTTTCGAACAAATAGAAGATGTGATGCGTGCCAATCATGGCGGAGCAGGACTGGGACTTGCCATTTGTAAAGAGCTTGTCACTAAATTGGGCGGCGACATTGATGTTAAGTCTCGTTTGGGAGAAGGCAGCACGTTTACATTTGATATAAACCCTGGCGATGTTTGCGAGCAGCCTCGTGTAGATCTTGAATTAGGCCAAATTCAACCTGTCGAGTCTAGTAGCATCAATTTAAACGTAACTGGACGCGTATTAATTGTTGATGACTTGCGAGAAATTCGACGCCTAACTGGCCACCTTGTGAGTCAATCTCAAGCTGACATTAGCTACGCTGAAAATGGCGTAAAAGCACTAGAAGCCGTTTTGCAGGCGGATGAACACAACCAGCCCTTCGATCTCGTTTTAATGGATATTCATATGCCAGTGATGAATGGCATAGAAGCCCTACATGCGATTAGACGACATGGGCAGGATATCCCAGTGATTGCCGTGACAGCAGCAAGCCGCAAAGGCTTAAGAGAATCGTTAATTCGCGAAGGGTTTAACGACGTAATTGGAAAGCCCATTGACCGGTTTGCACTGGCTAACTTGCTTTCGCAATACCTTCCGCCAGGTAATCACGTAACATTTACCAACGTGGAAGCCCAAGTTGCAGACATGCCAATGAACAAGCCGTATGCTCCAGAGGAAGAGACCGCTTATCGAGGGCTTGCAAACCCTGGGCAAGCAGAGCAGAAAATCCAGTCTACTGATTCAAATGGTAATTCAGATCAGCCTGCCAATAAGCACATACTTGTGATTGAAGACGATGAGGATGCGGCGGAGTTACTGCAATTGTTTCTTTCCCACTTAGGTCATACGGTCACTACTCAGTACAGCGGTGCTGAAGCATTACAGGCTGCAGAAAATCAAAGTTTCGATCACATTCTTATGGACCTTACCCTTCCCGATTATAACGGTTACGACTTAGCGAGTGAGCTCAAGCAAAAGCTACCAGATGCCATTCTTACTATTGTAAGCGGTCACGAAGCGGACTCCGAAGCGATGACAACCATAGGGATCAACAGTGCATTGCTCAAACCTGTCACCAAAGACGATTTAGCCTCGGTAGTGGGCTGA
- a CDS encoding CC0125/CC1285 family lipoprotein — MNNKKNMKKSRLTLACVGVAFSLAIVGCSSTPVAAPTPYKSASSKAAYGYSSEKISENEYKVLFKATDKTPADKVQQYALYRAAEIAEKQGFTYLAIVKTNVDKKPVVAREVMANKEEPVAFQTDRQCTMSGCDEVAQPMAVPSSNDVVKTQINDIYFTINVMMANDKTRLGKNAFTVLEVLSEPLEPKNGN; from the coding sequence ATGAACAACAAAAAAAATATGAAGAAAAGTCGTTTGACGCTTGCCTGTGTTGGTGTGGCGTTTAGCCTTGCAATAGTAGGTTGTTCATCGACCCCTGTAGCAGCCCCTACCCCTTATAAGTCAGCGAGTTCCAAAGCTGCCTACGGCTATTCGAGCGAAAAAATTTCTGAGAACGAATACAAGGTTCTTTTTAAGGCAACAGACAAAACTCCTGCTGATAAAGTACAGCAATATGCCCTTTACAGAGCAGCGGAAATTGCTGAAAAGCAAGGCTTTACCTATTTAGCTATTGTTAAAACCAACGTGGATAAAAAGCCAGTTGTTGCGCGAGAAGTTATGGCGAACAAGGAAGAGCCCGTGGCATTTCAAACAGACAGGCAGTGCACTATGTCAGGCTGCGATGAAGTGGCACAGCCTATGGCCGTCCCAAGCTCAAACGACGTTGTGAAAACTCAAATTAACGACATCTACTTTACTATTAATGTAATGATGGCGAATGATAAAACCCGTCTAGGTAAAAATGCTTTTACTGTCTTAGAGGTACTATCAGAGCCTCTTGAGCCAAAAAATGGCAACTAG
- a CDS encoding DUF2490 domain-containing protein → MCAKRIMTRCVLLLVMAMTAGVKSHAESDFQSWNALALTGDADDKGKWQFWFDGHLRFKDDASRLGVSIVRPGVGYKLSSDTTLWLGVARVTIDSDNGSIEEDRVWQQATYSLSKFMGGTISGRSRLEQRFRSDEGDDTGYRFRQFIRWSKPLNEQWSMVVWDEVFLGLNDTDWGQNSGFDQNRLYVGPAYHLNKKWRVEMGYLHNHIASPGANSDAITNHNLALTFFGSW, encoded by the coding sequence ATGTGCGCAAAACGAATTATGACGCGTTGCGTCTTACTACTTGTAATGGCGATGACAGCCGGCGTTAAGTCACACGCCGAGTCAGATTTTCAATCTTGGAACGCCCTCGCACTCACTGGAGATGCCGATGATAAAGGTAAATGGCAATTTTGGTTTGACGGTCATTTACGCTTTAAAGACGACGCATCTCGCCTAGGCGTTTCTATCGTTCGTCCCGGTGTCGGCTACAAACTATCAAGCGATACGACCTTGTGGCTGGGTGTTGCAAGAGTAACGATAGACTCAGACAACGGTTCAATTGAAGAAGACAGGGTGTGGCAGCAAGCTACGTATTCATTAAGCAAATTTATGGGCGGTACCATTTCAGGTAGAAGTCGTTTGGAGCAGCGATTCAGGAGCGATGAAGGCGATGATACAGGCTATAGGTTTAGACAATTTATACGGTGGTCGAAACCTTTAAATGAGCAATGGTCAATGGTCGTGTGGGACGAGGTATTTTTGGGTTTGAACGACACAGACTGGGGCCAAAATAGCGGGTTTGATCAAAATAGACTTTACGTGGGACCGGCCTATCACCTCAACAAGAAATGGCGCGTTGAGATGGGATACTTACATAATCATATTGCGTCGCCAGGCGCCAATTCAGACGCCATAACAAACCACAACCTTGCTCTCACGTTCTTCGGAAGCTGGTAA
- a CDS encoding DUF1328 domain-containing protein produces the protein MLGWAITFFIIAIIAAVFGFGGIAGAATGIAQFLFFVFIALLVISLIANALRGRAPRA, from the coding sequence ATGTTAGGTTGGGCAATCACATTTTTTATCATCGCCATTATTGCAGCAGTTTTTGGTTTTGGAGGCATCGCAGGTGCAGCAACAGGTATCGCACAGTTTCTTTTCTTTGTGTTTATCGCGTTGCTCGTAATCTCACTTATCGCAAATGCGTTACGTGGTAGAGCACCAAGAGCCTAA
- a CDS encoding DUF349 domain-containing protein, which yields MIFSRIFAPSHQSPKPEKRMQAIESLSPEKAQEKTILHELAFNDEDANVSLAALEKLNSFVLWLKMSQIAKQSRVKKAAEKKVNAALLGEGDVTLSRQEIFSFLTETANADLVVQLVPQMLKKEPMLLQDDALASALIEKVAKPSFTQFVFLEGASPQLQTQLVNAHSDVSDLQKLAKKVSDDALVTKINARIDAIKEAAKRPVELKKQLTLGLSKYQALLDKSDVETIDEKRNELESELTGLFAQIDLLTSEERADYEEKRARIGEQLERYLSRIRPAWEEKQQASQRANTKALCEQQLTHAKEQVAWLYNNRLCEATLADVATVNESVRGVEATLEQLARLDDESATDKRITQIKHSVDELNEQLDRFSMQQQYGQKLLIKLQSLEDIAAKIVSASDSESGKDTRDVSVEEASASTENLSQVNGGDALQSSSVVALKAEFDEARQAYKALSREIDAIPKALSKRFNAATSSVNAKERAQKSKENEQVKHIRKHISVIDNLIAQGKFRVAISKFAKLQESYAALPGSAKKYVEKRFEKTAGDVSRLEGWQDYLAAPRKPALVEEAKALASADAENIKQRSEAIKYLRKQWLSLTPSSSTSEESSDDALLQQQFDDALEKAFEPCRAHYAKLDAQRAAAREQRMSIIATVKAMDINMPEAELVKVFDRVSKQWHAAGQVEREIYEQLKQEWKAVSSPIQAKVNQWQSDNQAQKRALVTQACQLATEEDVAGAADKAQQLQSQWKQVGHAGKREESKLWAEFKAANDTVFERLKAERKVQNNAFNALVDSLLKQVEAVDINSDDATFSQSISDVRAQLTDLPKAQRTKVDKKIDSLESKRAAQAKNAQSQARLARAQALISLLQLSVGEGSGDEQALAETLGKRWASVLGQSTGNKKTQHDRRWLTVALEVATGMPSPDADASIRSSVQLQMMTSKLEQGEAATAPDILADWLSYDSISEEDNHLLQRVVSVIDTHPEIVA from the coding sequence ATGATATTTAGTCGTATATTTGCGCCTTCACACCAAAGCCCAAAGCCTGAAAAACGGATGCAGGCAATCGAGAGTCTCTCTCCCGAAAAGGCACAGGAAAAAACAATTCTTCACGAACTGGCATTTAATGACGAAGATGCAAATGTCAGTTTAGCAGCACTCGAAAAGCTTAATAGCTTTGTGCTGTGGCTTAAAATGTCACAAATTGCCAAGCAGTCTCGCGTTAAAAAAGCGGCAGAGAAAAAGGTAAACGCCGCTTTGTTAGGCGAGGGGGATGTCACACTCTCCCGCCAAGAGATATTCTCTTTTTTAACTGAAACAGCCAACGCCGATTTGGTAGTGCAGTTAGTACCACAAATGTTGAAGAAAGAGCCTATGCTCTTACAAGATGATGCGCTAGCTAGCGCGCTAATCGAAAAAGTAGCGAAGCCATCTTTCACCCAGTTTGTTTTTTTAGAAGGCGCAAGTCCCCAACTGCAGACTCAACTAGTCAACGCACATTCAGACGTATCAGATCTGCAAAAGCTTGCTAAGAAAGTGTCAGATGATGCCCTTGTTACGAAAATTAATGCGCGGATAGATGCTATCAAAGAGGCTGCAAAGCGCCCAGTGGAGCTTAAAAAGCAGCTCACTCTGGGACTTTCAAAATATCAGGCTTTACTCGACAAATCAGATGTAGAAACCATTGATGAAAAGCGCAACGAACTTGAGAGCGAATTGACAGGGCTATTTGCTCAAATTGATTTACTCACTTCAGAAGAACGCGCTGATTATGAAGAAAAGCGCGCGCGTATTGGTGAGCAGCTCGAGCGATATTTAAGCCGTATACGCCCGGCATGGGAAGAGAAGCAACAAGCGTCGCAACGTGCCAATACCAAAGCATTGTGCGAACAGCAGCTTACTCATGCCAAGGAGCAGGTAGCTTGGTTGTACAATAACAGGCTTTGTGAAGCGACGCTTGCTGATGTTGCTACGGTTAATGAAAGCGTGCGCGGTGTTGAAGCAACGCTCGAACAGCTAGCGCGTCTCGATGATGAATCTGCAACTGATAAGCGAATTACACAGATTAAGCACTCTGTCGACGAACTAAACGAGCAGCTTGATCGCTTCTCTATGCAGCAGCAATACGGCCAAAAGCTACTGATAAAACTTCAGTCGCTCGAAGACATTGCCGCTAAGATCGTTTCGGCAAGCGATAGCGAGTCGGGTAAAGATACCCGTGATGTGAGCGTTGAAGAAGCTAGCGCATCGACTGAGAATTTGAGTCAGGTAAATGGTGGCGACGCATTACAAAGCAGTAGTGTAGTGGCTCTTAAAGCGGAGTTTGACGAAGCACGTCAAGCGTATAAAGCGCTTAGTCGCGAAATCGATGCCATTCCTAAGGCGTTGTCTAAACGTTTCAACGCAGCGACAAGCAGTGTAAATGCCAAAGAGCGTGCTCAAAAATCCAAAGAAAATGAGCAAGTAAAACACATTAGAAAGCACATTAGCGTTATCGATAACTTAATTGCTCAGGGTAAATTCCGCGTTGCTATTTCAAAATTTGCAAAGCTTCAGGAAAGTTATGCTGCGCTTCCTGGTTCAGCGAAAAAGTATGTAGAGAAACGTTTTGAAAAAACCGCTGGTGATGTGTCGCGCTTAGAAGGATGGCAGGATTACCTTGCTGCGCCGCGCAAACCCGCTCTTGTAGAAGAAGCAAAAGCGTTAGCCAGCGCTGACGCAGAAAATATTAAGCAAAGAAGTGAGGCCATTAAGTATCTGCGTAAGCAATGGTTATCACTAACACCGTCATCGTCAACGAGTGAAGAAAGTAGTGATGACGCGTTGTTACAGCAGCAATTCGATGATGCACTTGAAAAGGCCTTCGAGCCTTGTAGAGCGCATTACGCGAAGTTAGATGCACAGCGGGCTGCTGCGCGTGAACAGCGTATGTCGATTATCGCTACCGTTAAGGCAATGGACATTAACATGCCGGAAGCCGAGTTAGTGAAAGTTTTCGATAGAGTGTCTAAACAGTGGCACGCTGCAGGTCAGGTTGAACGTGAAATTTATGAACAGCTGAAGCAAGAATGGAAGGCGGTATCATCGCCCATTCAGGCTAAAGTAAATCAATGGCAAAGCGACAACCAAGCCCAAAAGCGTGCGTTAGTCACCCAAGCTTGTCAACTTGCTACGGAAGAAGATGTCGCTGGCGCTGCCGACAAGGCTCAGCAATTGCAAAGCCAATGGAAGCAAGTAGGCCATGCAGGTAAACGTGAAGAGAGTAAGTTGTGGGCAGAATTTAAGGCTGCCAATGACACCGTATTTGAACGTTTAAAAGCCGAGCGGAAAGTACAGAATAATGCATTTAACGCGTTAGTAGATTCGCTACTCAAGCAAGTGGAAGCTGTTGACATCAACAGCGATGATGCAACGTTCAGTCAATCAATAAGCGACGTTCGCGCTCAGTTAACCGACTTGCCTAAAGCGCAACGTACGAAAGTAGATAAAAAGATTGATTCACTTGAAAGTAAGCGCGCGGCGCAAGCGAAAAATGCACAATCTCAAGCCCGATTGGCGCGAGCTCAGGCTCTGATTTCTTTACTACAGCTAAGTGTAGGTGAGGGAAGTGGTGACGAGCAAGCTCTAGCGGAAACGTTAGGGAAGCGTTGGGCAAGCGTATTGGGTCAGTCTACTGGAAATAAAAAAACTCAGCACGATAGACGATGGTTAACGGTAGCATTAGAAGTCGCAACAGGTATGCCAAGCCCAGATGCAGACGCATCTATACGCTCTAGCGTACAGCTACAGATGATGACATCTAAGTTGGAACAAGGCGAAGCGGCAACAGCTCCCGACATTCTTGCTGACTGGTTATCATACGACTCGATAAGCGAAGAAGATAACCATTTGCTGCAACGAGTTGTTTCAGTTATTGATACTCATCCTGAAATTGTTGCTTAA
- a CDS encoding YeaC family protein, with amino-acid sequence MNIEALLASMTPEIYERLRQAVETGKWPDGTPLNEEQKASSMQAVMLYQAKIEKSSEHMTVGESGEIVHKSKADFKRSLRDEQDDNNTIARFKQDDI; translated from the coding sequence ATGAATATAGAAGCACTTTTAGCCAGCATGACGCCGGAGATTTACGAGCGTCTGCGTCAGGCTGTTGAAACAGGTAAGTGGCCAGATGGCACGCCTTTAAACGAAGAGCAAAAAGCAAGCAGCATGCAGGCTGTTATGCTGTATCAAGCAAAAATAGAAAAGTCCTCTGAGCATATGACAGTAGGTGAAAGCGGCGAAATCGTACATAAAAGTAAAGCCGACTTTAAGCGCTCGTTACGCGATGAGCAGGATGATAATAATACAATAGCGCGGTTTAAACAGGATGATATTTAG
- a CDS encoding zinc ribbon domain-containing protein — MALVDCPSCNKKTSDKAKTCPHCDFKIGDATSEDIERKQSLQRFKKLASIQNQSLLAMLIFVASFGFMYWGGTRPGDLQHNLAILGAVVGFVWYLVNRARIVYIKRFS, encoded by the coding sequence ATGGCATTAGTTGACTGTCCTTCGTGTAACAAAAAAACGTCTGACAAAGCGAAGACGTGTCCTCACTGTGACTTTAAAATCGGTGATGCGACCTCTGAAGATATAGAGCGCAAACAAAGCTTACAAAGATTTAAAAAGTTAGCCAGTATCCAGAACCAATCCCTTCTTGCTATGCTGATATTCGTTGCGAGTTTTGGCTTCATGTATTGGGGCGGAACACGCCCAGGTGATTTGCAACATAATTTAGCTATTTTGGGCGCAGTGGTTGGCTTTGTTTGGTACTTAGTAAACCGCGCGCGTATTGTTTACATAAAGCGTTTTTCCTAA